From Oligoflexia bacterium, the proteins below share one genomic window:
- a CDS encoding FAD-binding protein has translation MSGKVETVDIVLPLVISEDQNQWKTSIAKRLKVSIDDIHEMRLIKHSIDARQKKIKISLRIEVGIRQALPKQEDLPQFKLKPLTKNSRTILIIGFGPAGMFAALEAIELGYKPIILERGKNVFDRRIDLPKATRKGYIEEDSNYSFGEGGAGTFSDGKLYTRATKRGPVKKVYDILVAHGAPPRILTDAHPHVGSNLLPKVVMRIRESIINAGGEIYFSQKVNDFIIQNEKVIGARTQQGQEFICDATILCTGHSARDIYELLQQKKIIIENKPFAIGVRIEHPQALIDSIQYHYPRGDVRPEMLPAARYTLSSQVEGRGVHSFCMCPGGFIVPAATQNDEVVVNGMSLSKRNSPFANSGIVVNVEVEDTLNAQQEHGVLAGVLFQKQIEQIAKKAGGNGQVAPGQRLTDFLSGKLSTSLPKTSYVPGVQTARIDQLLPQWIVKPMKTSFKYFEKNMPGYITEEALLLGFETRTSSPVRIPRHKETLEHLQLKNLYPCGEGAGYAGGIASAAIDGMRCAKSAILNQQNK, from the coding sequence ATGTCAGGAAAAGTTGAAACGGTTGATATTGTATTACCTTTGGTTATTTCTGAAGACCAAAATCAATGGAAGACAAGCATAGCAAAAAGACTTAAGGTATCAATAGATGATATCCATGAAATGCGTTTGATTAAGCATTCAATTGATGCTCGCCAAAAAAAAATTAAAATCTCGTTAAGAATTGAAGTTGGTATCAGACAAGCTTTACCTAAACAAGAAGATCTACCTCAATTTAAGCTTAAACCCCTGACTAAAAATAGCAGAACAATTTTAATTATTGGTTTTGGCCCTGCAGGCATGTTTGCTGCACTAGAGGCCATTGAATTAGGTTACAAACCCATTATTTTAGAACGTGGTAAAAATGTCTTTGATCGCAGAATTGATTTACCCAAGGCAACTCGTAAAGGCTATATTGAAGAAGATTCAAATTACAGTTTTGGTGAAGGTGGTGCTGGAACATTTTCTGATGGCAAACTTTATACACGTGCAACTAAAAGAGGCCCGGTTAAAAAAGTTTATGATATCTTAGTTGCTCATGGTGCTCCTCCAAGAATTTTAACCGATGCTCACCCACATGTTGGATCAAACTTATTACCTAAAGTGGTTATGCGTATCAGAGAAAGTATTATTAACGCAGGTGGAGAAATTTACTTTTCTCAAAAGGTGAATGATTTTATCATCCAAAATGAAAAGGTTATTGGAGCTCGAACACAGCAAGGCCAAGAATTTATCTGTGATGCTACAATTTTATGTACTGGCCATTCAGCTCGAGACATTTATGAACTCTTACAGCAAAAAAAAATCATCATCGAAAACAAACCTTTTGCAATTGGTGTTAGAATTGAGCACCCTCAGGCTTTGATTGATAGTATACAGTATCATTACCCACGCGGTGATGTCCGCCCGGAAATGCTACCAGCTGCTCGTTATACTTTAAGTAGCCAAGTTGAAGGACGTGGCGTACATTCATTTTGTATGTGTCCTGGAGGATTCATTGTACCTGCAGCAACACAAAATGATGAAGTAGTGGTTAATGGTATGAGTCTGTCAAAAAGAAACTCACCTTTTGCCAATAGCGGTATTGTTGTCAATGTAGAGGTTGAAGACACCTTAAATGCACAGCAAGAACATGGAGTTTTGGCTGGAGTGTTATTTCAAAAACAAATTGAACAGATAGCCAAAAAAGCTGGTGGAAATGGTCAAGTTGCTCCAGGACAAAGGCTAACAGATTTTTTATCAGGTAAACTTTCCACCAGCTTGCCAAAAACCAGTTATGTTCCTGGTGTACAAACTGCCCGTATTGATCAGCTACTACCTCAATGGATTGTAAAACCCATGAAAACCAGTTTTAAATATTTTGAAAAAAATATGCCGGGCTACATCACTGAAGAGGCGCTATTACTAGGTTTTGAAACCAGAACCAGTTCCCCTGTACGTATTCCCCGTCATAAAGAGACACTAGAACATCTTCAATTAAAAAATCTTTATCCTTGTGGTGAAGGAGCAGGCTATGCCGGAGGTATCGCCAGCGCGGCTATTGATGGAATGCGATGTGCTAAATCTGCCATTTTAAATCAACAAAATAAATAA
- a CDS encoding KamA family radical SAM protein, with translation MQLKTNATNQSKKKAEPPSAGPIPLQTFPYSSFASASLETKLKSVNHTKNTFPIHAQANHFRKQFFPDCTIQEWNDWKWQVRNRVRKIDQLEHIINLTDDERASIIRRTGNLPIAITPYYLSLFDRYNPQQAIRMTHLPVEGEFIKSPGEDPDPLGEEHDTAAPGLVHRYPDRVLFLTTGFCSTYCRYCTRSRMVGETNGVYSFSISNWEKAAQYIEAHPEIRDCLLSGGDPLSIDNDKLEWLLKRLRSIKHLEFIRIGTKIPIVMPQRITKDLCKMLKKYHPLWMSIHMTHPDELTPEAAEACSRLADAGIPLGSQTVLLKNINDDADVLKKLFHGALKMRVKPYYLYQCDPVAGSAHFRTPVEKGIEIIEKLRGHTTGYAVPQFVIDAPGGGGKIPLMPEYIVGRDKDDLLLRNFEGHIYRYPDPGGTTGQNQQKLKEQLSCSSLGNKNA, from the coding sequence GTGCAATTAAAAACTAATGCAACCAACCAAAGTAAAAAAAAGGCGGAGCCCCCGTCTGCAGGCCCCATTCCCCTCCAAACTTTTCCCTATTCAAGTTTTGCTTCCGCAAGTTTAGAGACAAAACTTAAGTCTGTTAATCATACAAAAAATACATTCCCTATTCATGCCCAGGCCAATCATTTTCGGAAGCAGTTTTTCCCTGACTGTACAATTCAAGAATGGAATGATTGGAAATGGCAGGTACGTAATAGAGTAAGAAAAATAGACCAACTCGAACACATAATAAATCTTACTGACGATGAAAGAGCCTCCATCATCAGACGAACCGGCAATTTACCCATTGCCATTACTCCGTATTATTTATCTTTATTTGATAGATATAATCCACAACAAGCCATTCGAATGACTCACCTTCCTGTAGAAGGTGAGTTCATCAAAAGTCCTGGAGAAGATCCAGACCCACTGGGTGAAGAGCATGATACTGCTGCACCTGGCTTGGTCCATCGTTATCCTGACCGTGTTTTATTTCTAACCACAGGATTTTGCTCTACTTATTGCCGATATTGCACCCGTTCACGTATGGTAGGTGAGACCAATGGTGTGTACAGTTTTTCTATTAGCAATTGGGAAAAAGCAGCACAGTATATTGAAGCCCATCCAGAAATTCGTGATTGTTTGCTTTCTGGTGGTGATCCTTTAAGTATTGACAATGATAAACTAGAATGGTTGCTAAAAAGATTGCGTTCTATTAAGCACCTAGAGTTTATCCGTATCGGCACAAAAATCCCCATTGTCATGCCTCAGCGAATAACCAAAGATTTGTGTAAAATGCTAAAAAAATACCACCCATTGTGGATGAGTATTCACATGACTCATCCAGATGAACTGACACCAGAAGCCGCGGAGGCATGTTCTCGTTTAGCAGATGCTGGTATCCCCCTGGGTAGTCAAACGGTGTTGCTTAAAAACATCAATGATGATGCTGATGTACTAAAAAAACTTTTTCATGGTGCATTAAAAATGCGTGTTAAACCTTATTACCTCTATCAATGCGACCCTGTTGCAGGTTCAGCACATTTTAGAACCCCAGTAGAAAAAGGTATAGAGATCATTGAAAAATTGCGTGGTCATACCACTGGTTATGCTGTACCACAATTTGTGATTGATGCACCTGGCGGCGGCGGAAAAATCCCACTTATGCCAGAATATATTGTTGGTCGTGACAAAGATGATCTTTTGTTGAGAAACTTTGAAGGTCATATTTATCGTTACCCCGATCCTGGTGGTACAACTGGACAAAATCAACAAAAACTCAAAGAACAATTATCTTGTTCAAGTTTAGGAAATAAAAATGCTTAA
- a CDS encoding ATP-grasp domain-containing protein, with protein MLKVGFTFDLKDDYLKQGFSPEQAAEFDSLETILFLEQALKANNYQVEKIGGVKKLVNALAKGKRWDIVFNICEGVKGFGRESQVPALLEAYNIPFVFSSSDVMMITMNKSIAKLLVEQHGLKTPKFAVINNPNDIQNVNLPFPLFVKPLGEGTGKGIHDKSLVHNQVDLENACMSILNEFHHPALVETYLSGRDFTVGVLGSGKEAYALGVMEVKQKSGKKLISQCYYNKENCENVLDYSLATDDIAKNVAQLAVQCWQVLGCHDAGRVDIRCDDQGTPYFLEVNPMAGLHPTHSDLPILAHLSGMNHVELIGKIMKYALARHNLDAKGLKIISHQQQLA; from the coding sequence ATGCTTAAAGTAGGTTTTACTTTTGATTTAAAAGACGACTATTTAAAACAAGGTTTTTCACCAGAGCAAGCTGCAGAGTTTGACAGTTTAGAAACCATTCTTTTTCTTGAACAAGCACTCAAAGCCAACAATTACCAAGTTGAAAAAATTGGCGGTGTCAAAAAGTTGGTCAATGCCTTAGCTAAAGGAAAGCGGTGGGATATTGTTTTTAATATTTGTGAAGGTGTAAAAGGTTTTGGCCGTGAAAGTCAAGTACCAGCTTTACTTGAAGCATATAATATTCCATTTGTTTTTTCATCATCAGATGTGATGATGATCACCATGAATAAGTCAATTGCAAAGTTATTGGTAGAGCAACATGGTTTAAAAACACCAAAGTTTGCTGTTATCAATAATCCTAACGATATTCAAAATGTAAACTTACCCTTTCCACTTTTTGTTAAACCTTTAGGAGAAGGCACAGGAAAAGGAATTCATGACAAATCTTTAGTACACAACCAAGTTGATTTAGAAAATGCATGTATGTCTATTTTGAATGAATTTCATCACCCAGCCTTGGTTGAAACATATTTAAGTGGACGTGATTTTACAGTAGGTGTTTTAGGCTCGGGTAAAGAGGCCTATGCATTGGGCGTGATGGAAGTAAAACAAAAATCTGGGAAAAAGCTAATATCACAATGTTATTATAACAAAGAAAACTGTGAAAATGTTTTAGACTACAGTCTAGCTACAGATGACATAGCCAAAAATGTTGCTCAATTGGCTGTTCAATGTTGGCAAGTTCTAGGATGCCATGATGCTGGACGGGTTGATATTCGCTGTGACGATCAAGGAACGCCATACTTTCTTGAAGTTAACCCTATGGCGGGCTTGCACCCTACCCATTCAGATTTGCCTATTTTAGCACATTTAAGTGGTATGAATCATGTTGAATTGATCGGTAAGATCATGAAGTATGCTTTAGCACGCCATAATTTAGACGCAAAAGGGCTAAAAATTATTTCGCACCAACAACAGCTGGCATGA
- a CDS encoding D-alanine--D-alanine ligase has product MKILILFSEAHTSNREDLLDTMLQVKEIKQSLHDLGYTIDTYAFSSSLGQTEETLKNIKPDCVFNLVESIDGRDANLHCATSLLEFLNLPYTGCPSYVLSLLNSKVRHKKWLQQLNLPTPDFLTFTDLVCKKPMLKLNQNDLYMIKSDTEHGSLGLNNDSVVQGKNQILQMIMHKKEQYKGDWFAEKFIVGREFNISMLEQAHTSSCDVLPIAEMQFVGFPDTKHHIVDYEAKWHENSWVSQATQRSFVCTEKDKNLFTELKKLSKQCWDNFALRGAARVDVRVDEDGKPWILEINPNPCLTKDAGFMAAAQQMRLNHKDVIERLIQKRID; this is encoded by the coding sequence ATGAAAATTCTAATTCTTTTCAGCGAAGCGCATACCTCTAACAGGGAAGATCTGCTAGACACCATGCTGCAAGTTAAAGAAATAAAACAAAGTTTGCATGACCTAGGTTACACAATTGATACTTATGCTTTTTCAAGTAGTTTAGGTCAAACGGAAGAGACCTTAAAAAACATAAAACCTGATTGTGTTTTTAATTTGGTTGAAAGTATTGATGGTCGTGATGCCAACTTGCATTGCGCAACCAGTTTATTAGAATTTTTAAATTTACCTTATACAGGTTGCCCAAGTTATGTTCTTTCTCTTTTGAATAGTAAAGTAAGACATAAAAAATGGTTACAACAACTTAATTTGCCAACCCCAGATTTTTTAACGTTTACAGACTTAGTATGTAAAAAACCTATGTTAAAATTGAATCAAAATGATTTATACATGATTAAGTCTGATACTGAGCATGGTTCATTAGGCTTGAATAATGATTCAGTAGTTCAAGGGAAAAATCAAATTTTGCAAATGATAATGCATAAAAAAGAACAATACAAAGGTGATTGGTTCGCTGAAAAATTCATCGTCGGTCGTGAGTTTAATATTTCTATGCTAGAACAAGCTCATACAAGTTCATGTGATGTTCTTCCTATTGCAGAAATGCAATTTGTTGGTTTTCCAGATACCAAACATCATATTGTTGATTATGAAGCAAAGTGGCATGAAAACAGTTGGGTAAGTCAAGCTACACAAAGATCATTTGTATGCACTGAAAAAGATAAAAATCTTTTCACTGAGCTAAAAAAATTATCAAAACAATGTTGGGATAATTTTGCCCTTCGTGGTGCCGCTAGAGTGGATGTTAGAGTTGATGAAGATGGAAAACCTTGGATTTTAGAAATCAACCCTAACCCTTGTTTAACAAAAGATGCTGGTTTTATGGCTGCAGCTCAGCAAATGCGTTTAAATCATAAAGATGTTATAGAACGTTTGATCCAAAAGAGAATTGACTGA
- a CDS encoding GNAT family N-acetyltransferase has product MFRIRQILDASAPANSHIIIQVQDLLKQQFSAVKDEEINTLSQKLNNPLKYRFQSRLFVAEKSHRPILGFAWMLYVSDLNFCILDYIASGSSKSGQGIGEALYARVQKECLALGANALLYECLPDDPKLSPDPKIRKQNEKRLAFYERFGAFPIMGTRYETPVKEGDSDPPYLLIDRLGQKMPTDKMFQRYVQSFLERKYGDLCSPDYIKKVVSSFKAENIHLRKARYYKKDRPALNDLKFDKKLFLIANENHNIHDVPDQGYVESPVRIQSILKEMEKLSFVEKVNPQHFSDKHITAVHDTDYVSFLKKSCMRISKGKSVYPYVFPIRNQSRKPIDTALLAGYYCIDTFTPLNSSAYLAARSAVDCALSAADIVLDGHSISYALVRPPGHHAEKKSFGGFCYFANTAIAAHYLSNYGKVAILDIDYHHGNSQQNIFYERSDVLTISLHGDPKIAYPYFTGFKDETGALEGKGYNINIPLPEKLRRDEYLLQLKKTLKIIDSFNPAFLLIALGLDTAKSDPTGTWSLLAEDFEKCGALIGAKGYPTAVIQEGGYRTQTLGINAKNFFKGFYKAHQMAKIKPTLQKQTKKSSSKQPKEIFRTHVHLGDIEAIKTVTAATQVFSQEEILTAGELVSESIHHGDKKSGYSFIIYEQDNKVLAYTCYGQIALTQASYDLYWIVVHPCVQGKGIAQKILQKTWDDVKARGGTSLHAETSSLPTYKAARKFYKRFGFKQIGEYQDFYKPGDAKVTFMIKCT; this is encoded by the coding sequence ATGTTTCGTATTCGTCAAATATTGGATGCTTCAGCTCCTGCTAATTCACATATTATCATACAAGTTCAAGATTTATTAAAACAGCAGTTTAGCGCAGTCAAAGATGAAGAAATTAATACTTTGTCTCAAAAATTAAACAACCCATTAAAATATCGCTTTCAAAGTCGCTTATTTGTAGCTGAAAAAAGCCATCGTCCTATTTTAGGTTTTGCATGGATGTTGTATGTTTCTGATTTAAATTTTTGTATTCTTGATTATATTGCATCTGGCAGCAGTAAATCTGGGCAAGGTATAGGAGAAGCTCTCTATGCTAGAGTACAAAAAGAATGTTTAGCTTTGGGTGCCAATGCTCTTTTGTATGAATGTTTGCCTGATGACCCCAAACTTTCTCCTGATCCAAAAATTCGCAAGCAAAATGAAAAACGTTTAGCTTTTTATGAACGCTTTGGAGCTTTTCCAATTATGGGAACCCGCTATGAAACACCTGTTAAAGAAGGTGATTCTGACCCTCCCTACTTACTTATTGATCGGCTTGGGCAAAAAATGCCCACTGATAAAATGTTTCAACGTTATGTACAAAGTTTTTTAGAACGTAAGTACGGTGATCTTTGTTCACCAGATTATATTAAAAAGGTTGTTTCATCTTTCAAAGCTGAAAATATTCACTTACGTAAAGCAAGATATTATAAAAAAGACCGTCCTGCCCTCAACGATTTAAAATTTGATAAAAAGTTATTTTTAATTGCTAATGAAAACCATAATATTCATGATGTGCCCGATCAAGGTTATGTTGAGAGCCCTGTTCGCATTCAAAGCATACTAAAGGAAATGGAAAAACTTTCATTTGTTGAAAAAGTTAACCCACAACATTTTTCAGATAAACACATTACTGCCGTTCACGATACAGATTATGTTTCTTTTTTAAAAAAAAGTTGTATGCGTATCTCTAAAGGTAAATCAGTATATCCCTATGTTTTTCCAATCCGCAATCAATCAAGAAAACCCATTGATACTGCATTATTGGCAGGTTACTATTGTATTGATACATTTACTCCTCTCAACAGCAGCGCATACCTTGCGGCAAGGAGCGCTGTAGATTGTGCGTTAAGTGCAGCGGATATAGTTCTCGATGGCCACAGCATAAGTTATGCTTTGGTTCGCCCTCCAGGCCATCATGCAGAAAAAAAATCTTTTGGTGGTTTTTGTTATTTTGCCAATACTGCCATTGCTGCCCATTATTTATCCAATTATGGAAAAGTAGCCATTTTAGATATTGATTACCATCATGGGAACAGTCAACAAAATATTTTTTATGAACGCAGTGATGTTCTAACCATTTCTTTGCATGGTGACCCAAAAATTGCATACCCTTACTTTACTGGCTTTAAAGATGAAACAGGTGCACTAGAAGGTAAAGGGTATAACATAAACATACCTTTGCCAGAAAAACTGCGTAGAGATGAGTACTTGCTACAACTTAAAAAAACACTGAAAATCATTGATAGTTTCAATCCAGCTTTTTTATTGATTGCTTTAGGCTTAGACACAGCTAAATCAGATCCAACTGGAACATGGTCTTTACTGGCTGAAGATTTTGAAAAATGTGGTGCTCTTATCGGTGCTAAAGGCTATCCTACCGCTGTTATTCAAGAAGGTGGATACCGTACACAAACACTAGGTATCAATGCCAAAAATTTTTTTAAAGGTTTTTATAAGGCGCATCAAATGGCAAAAATAAAACCTACACTGCAGAAACAAACAAAAAAATCATCTTCTAAGCAGCCTAAAGAGATTTTTCGAACACATGTACACTTAGGTGATATTGAAGCCATTAAGACAGTAACGGCTGCTACTCAGGTTTTTTCACAAGAAGAAATACTCACTGCCGGTGAACTTGTTTCTGAAAGCATACATCACGGTGATAAAAAATCAGGTTATTCTTTTATTATTTATGAACAAGACAATAAAGTCTTAGCCTATACCTGCTATGGCCAAATTGCTTTAACTCAAGCAAGCTACGATTTATATTGGATTGTTGTTCATCCCTGTGTTCAAGGTAAAGGGATAGCACAAAAGATTTTACAAAAGACTTGGGATGACGTGAAAGCAAGAGGCGGAACATCTTTGCATGCAGAAACATCTTCACTGCCAACTTACAAAGCTGCACGAAAGTTTTACAAGCGTTTTGGGTTTAAACAAATAGGAGAGTATCAGGATTTCTATAAACCGGGCGATGCAAAAGTAACTTTCATGATAAAGTGTACATAA